CGTCTCGCCGGTTGGCTCATAATCTTCCACGGACAACAATTTCTGCTTCAGAGCCTGGTTGGCAATACTCGTCTGGGGCAGAATCACTTCGATATATTGCTTGAAGCGCTCTTCGGCAGCTTCGTCAGCGGTATTTTCTGTCACGTCCCGGTAGATCTGAGCCTCGGTTTCGTCGATGACCGAGACGAGACCGCTCCACTTTTTTAACCAGGGCTCGACCGAATCAGCGCCAAGCGGTTCGGCCAGCAACTGGTCGACATAGGGTTGGACCGTTTCCCAGTCCAAAGGATTCACGTCGGGATAGTTTCCGTTGTCTGACATCTTTCTCTCCATTTCATGCGGATTAGGATTAGGTGCGATCATCAGGATTCTACTGCACGCGGTGACAAGGATGCAAATCGCGCCAATCTCGAAACTGGGATCGTAACCGATCAGCTTCCGGGAAGCCGAGCGGCGAGACATTCAACTTGCGGGAACCTGGGAGCTTCCTGCCAGGTCAAGGGAGGGACCATGCCCAATCTGACAGCCATCCTGCTTTTTGCTGCAGGAACGTAATGGGTATAATGGCTGACAGACTGTATTCTCAAAGGATATTTATCTTGAATCTTGCCGAGGGTTTCCCCATCGATCTTGCCCTAGTAACCATCATTATCCAGCTGATCTTTCTGGAGGGCATTCTCTCGATAGACAATGCCGCCGTGTTGGGTGCCATGGTATCCGTCCTTCCCGACGACAAGCCAGTGCCCTATCCGGAGCGCCTGAAGTCGTTGCAGCCCTTTACCGACAGGGTGCTGGGCATGCAGCGCACCGCCGCACTCAAGGTGGGTTTGCTGGGGGCCTACTTTGGCCGTGCTCTGATGCTGCTGATCGCCAGTTTCATCATCCAGAATCTCTGGTTGAGGCTGCTGGGGGCCGCCTATCTGGTCAAGTTATCGATCGATCACCTGCCCCAGTACATGCAGGAAGATGATTCCGATGGCGTGTCCGAACAGGATGCCCATTCAGCCGCTGTCGCGGCAGCCGGTGCCAGTTTCTGGATGGTGGTGCTGCAAGTGGAGTTGGCGGACCTGGCATTCAGTCTCGACAATGTAGTGGTGGCCATATCCCTGTCCGAGAAGCTATGGGTTGTTCTGCTGGGCGTTGCCATTGGCATCGTGACCATGCGCTTTGCTGCGGGGATATTTACCCATCTGATCGAACGGGAACCGATCCTTGCCCCGGCGGCCTATGTGCTGGTTCTGGCGATTGGCCTGCGCCTGCTGCTGGAAGACCTGCACCTTTTCGAATTCCCGGGATGGTACGAAGACAACAAGGAATGGATCCAGTTTGGCACCTCGGTGGCGATACTGGTGCTGGCGGTGGTCTACGCGCACAGTCCTCTGCTGCGGCGGATATTCCGGCCGGTGTTTCACCTGATCGGTCGTGGCATGGAGGCGATCAACCAGGCAATCAGCTGGCTGTTCAAGCCGGTCGCGGGGCTATTCAAGAGCATCTTCCAGGGGATCAAACGGCTTATTCCAGGCGTTGGTGGCGATAAGGATCAGCCGCCGCCGTCTGAGG
The window above is part of the Chloroflexota bacterium genome. Proteins encoded here:
- a CDS encoding tellurium resistance protein TerC translates to MNLAEGFPIDLALVTIIIQLIFLEGILSIDNAAVLGAMVSVLPDDKPVPYPERLKSLQPFTDRVLGMQRTAALKVGLLGAYFGRALMLLIASFIIQNLWLRLLGAAYLVKLSIDHLPQYMQEDDSDGVSEQDAHSAAVAAAGASFWMVVLQVELADLAFSLDNVVVAISLSEKLWVVLLGVAIGIVTMRFAAGIFTHLIEREPILAPAAYVLVLAIGLRLLLEDLHLFEFPGWYEDNKEWIQFGTSVAILVLAVVYAHSPLLRRIFRPVFHLIGRGMEAINQAISWLFKPVAGLFKSIFQGIKRLIPGVGGDKDQPPPSEAP